The DNA window TCAAGAGGAGGTAGGCAAAAACTTAAATTTACATCTCCCTCGGAAGCAAAAACCATATTTAAACGTGATTTTACATCTAAATTTGAATCTCTCTGTTGGAGATTTGCTCCGATGTATGTTTGGAGAAGTTTCTTACAGCACATTTAAGTAATCGTCAATCTTATCAAAAGAAAACACGATCCATGTGCAATCGGAATTCATAATCATTCATCAAGAGCAAAGTTTCCGAAACAACAAACCGGTTAGGAACACTTTAAACTCATCCATAGCAAGATACAGGAAGATTACGATCAGCTACATGTTACAAATTCCCCACAATTCATGGTACCGAGGATAACCTGGTTCAAGCATCATTAGAATTACATTTTGAAGAACAGACCCGACCACTATTCAATCTCCGCTGGCACAGCCCCTACAGCCGCAATGCACACACTCGATAACCTTCTCCTCCCTCAGATGCTTAGGAACTCGGCAAACACACGTGGTGGCAAAGTTATGGTCCCGGGGCTGCATGCATCTTAAACAGCAGAGCCGTTCGTAACCAGGCTGCATTTCAAACACAAACCATATGTCATCACATGTTAGATAAATAGAGTTTAGATAAAAAGACACAAGCTACATGAGTATGCAATATTTTCCTTTCATTATCCTAAATAAAGTTGACTGTTATCCAACAGTTTCGAGCTGCAACTATAGTACAGAAGTTCCTTCAACGTACTCATATAGCTGAAGATGCAATGCCAAATTGCCAATACATGTAGCAGGAGAATTTCAAACTGTGAGTTCAAGCAATGTTGTATTAGTCCGTTGATCTTTGTCATCACAGTCGACAACTCAATGTCATAACTACCCGTGTCCCATGTCTATGATTACTCCAATTTTCTTATATTATATATTCATGGTTATTCTGTTAATCTTATTTACTGGTTTTTCATGATTAATAACTAATCTCCAATTCAAAGTGCGATATATCATGCAATCAACtccaaataaatataaataaaacacTTGTTTCAAATCGAGATAGAAGAGATCCGAGACAAACCTTTTTCCATTTTGCAATTAGATTGCGATCAGCATAGCCTTGGTCCAGACAAAACTCATATAACTCCTTGGAAATTTCTTTTCTCCGGTGGTAAAGGTCGAAAATGTAGCGGCTCTTTTGATGTGCTATTTTGAAAATAGGCCACAAGGTCTCACATTTTCTCTTACCATCATGAGTATCATTCTCAGCTGCCAAAAAGTTAAAAACGAATACACATCAGAATCCTTCCAGGCTGAACAAAGTAATAAAAACATGGAACATTTCATACCTTCTCTCATCTTAGCTTGCAGTTCGCGAAGCGTAGGCTCAATTAGTTCCCAACCTTCTGGGTATTTGACTCTGTTAGTCTTTACCTTGGGCATTTTATACCTGTCATCCGTCGCAACACATAACCAATTACTAGTCTGGAAATTCCAAAGCCATAATCAACGattaaaaccaaaaacccaaaattcatcAGAATCGTACGATGAATTTTCGACCTACTAAGGAATAAATTTCATGGTAAAAAGAAAGAGCATCCTGTAAAAATCTACATATCGTGCATACAACGATTAAACTGCAAAacccaaaatcccaaaaaactATAAATAAGGGAAAAACAAAAGGGTTAAAAAATTTCTCCGAATCGCACACTAACAAGCAAAAGTTTCACTCTTTAATTAATCAACGATTTATTTCGCATTAAGATATTTTAGCAATTCGAACAACCTAAAAGAGAAAAATTGCAAATTCAAAAATACACATCGCTGAAAAAACTAGATATAGAAACATTTACGTTGGTTACCTGACAAAGAGAAGAGAAGGCTGTGGTagtggtggcggtggcggtggcgggAAGCGAGGCCGAGCAGAGCGGAAAGGGGGTTTAGGGATTTGGAAATTTATATCTGCGTGCTCCTTTTTACTACGAGTTTCCAACAACGAATATAAAAAAGATTTGTTTTGCTTCAAAACAGAAAAAGTGTGAAGACACGACACCGTTAGAGACGACATGTCGTTCGTggccctttttatttttttttaacaaacaatattatctaccgTATAGGGAAGGGAGTGGGTTTAGCCTtataataggctagcaataatatggtttaaattcgcTTTGACAAGagtcgaatctaagacctcttatttacaagtaaagagaaataccactaaactGTATTATTAAGTGATCGTGATCCAACATTTTTAAAAAgccaaagaataaaaaaaaatttgcggGGTGCTAACCTCGCACCACTTTCAATATTCCGTTGTTTGAtagaatgaattaaaaaattcataagtacaaaaattaaaatgggCTGTGTAAGATGTAAAAATGTGTGTATAACTCTACCCAAAATCTAAAGTTCAACCGGATGATGAGAAAGGAATTGAATGGAAGAGGAACTTGACAGTATGTGAGTTTAGTTTCATAATTACTAAAATTGCTTAATTATACTATTGAGACCTTCAACGAAGAACAATATTGATTTTGTATAAGTTGTCTACTAATTTAGGAGTCTATGTCCTCCAAAATCAAAAATTTTAGAGTGActctatataatatatatatatatatatatatatatatattttgtttcaATCCCGAATAATGGAAACTTCCGAAGTCTGTCTAAATTAAACATATAATTTTCCTGCTTTTTAACGACAGCTATCGCCGGAATCTTTGGCTTTTCAGCAATAAATTGACAAGGAAAATGAGTCCCATAAAACTCCAATCATTCACTAACTGCTGATAAAAGAAAGAGACGGAGAAATTGGTTCAAGGTGCTGCATTAAGACGACAAGCGTCTGAGGCAATCCATCAATGCATCTGTGTGTTCCGGCTTCCCAACAGATACGCGAACGTAACCCTTCAGCTCTTTGTTGTTGTAGTGACGAATCATCACGCCCATTTTCGCTAGGTCCTCCTGTATCAATCAAAATTGAAACCTCGCTCGCTAAGGAATGCTCGAAAGAAATACAGGGATGAATCTACGCATGtatgttatttaattttcaGTGTTGAATAGCAggttagccgaccccacttagtgagaaaaggctttgttgttgttgttgttgtagtgttGAATAGCAGGTCGAAAATTATGAATTGGTGGATTGCGTAAATTGGATGACATAACGCTGTATTGAGGAGGAAAAGATGAAAAATACCTTCAGCTTCTTAGCATCCATTCCCGATGAAACCTCACAAAGAATGAAATTGGAATAGCTTGGATACGGGTTGAGAAACGGCAGCTCCTTTAGAAGGTTGAAAAGCCTCTCCCTCTCTTGTAGCAAAGCTTCTTTCACCGTCTGGTATATGTTGTAACCGATATTAGAAATACACTTCAATTGTTAAGAGTCACAGGAAGCATGGGGAGAAATCTGAAGAATCCTAACCTCAAGATAGGTCGGATTCTGCAATGCTGCACAAGCAGAAACTTCAGCAGTAACAGACACATTAT is part of the Malus domestica chromosome 12, GDT2T_hap1 genome and encodes:
- the LOC103414858 gene encoding protein BUD31 homolog 1, with product MSSLTVSCLHTFSVLKQNKSFLYSLLETRSKKEHADINFQIPKPPFRSARPRFPPPPPPPLPQPSLLFVRYKMPKVKTNRVKYPEGWELIEPTLRELQAKMREAENDTHDGKRKCETLWPIFKIAHQKSRYIFDLYHRRKEISKELYEFCLDQGYADRNLIAKWKKPGYERLCCLRCMQPRDHNFATTCVCRVPKHLREEKVIECVHCGCRGCASGD